DNA sequence from the Candidatus Neomarinimicrobiota bacterium genome:
AACTGACCCAGTCGCGCCGCCTCAACACCGAAATCAACCTTCTTGACCGGAGAATGGATCGAATCCAGAGGAATGTACGAGATGTCCAGGTCTTCGTCCATATTCTCGTCAGCCGGAACGTACCCGCGGCCAGGTTTCACTCTCATTTCCATTTTGAGACGTGCCTTATCATTGACGGTGGCAATAAAGATGTCCGGATCCAGGATTTCCACATCCGGATCGGGCTTGATATCCCCGGACTTGAGATCACCTTCACCTGTCGACTCCAGATAGAGCGTCTTGGGGTGATTGACATTCAGTGTGATTGGAATCTTCTTCAAATTCATGATCACGTCGGTGACATCCTCCCGTACCGCGGGAATGGATGAAAATTCATGGAGAATCCCGTCGATTTTCACTGCCGTGATGGCTGCGCCTTCGATAGACGAGAGTAAAACTCTGCGCATCGCATTTCCAATGGTCGTACCAAATCCTCGCTCAAAAGGCTGGGCTTGGAAATGCGCGAAGGTCGGGGTAGCGGTCTTGGGATCACTAAAAAGTCTTTTGGGTCTTTGAAAAGCTGCCATTTATACTCTCCGATGTTGGTCTGCCTTGCTGGACGGACTGTTGGTGTTACTTGGAATAGAGCTCGACGATCAGTGACTCCTCTATAGGCATACTGATGTCTTCGT
Encoded proteins:
- a CDS encoding DNA-directed RNA polymerase subunit alpha: MAAFQRPKRLFSDPKTATPTFAHFQAQPFERGFGTTIGNAMRRVLLSSIEGAAITAVKIDGILHEFSSIPAVREDVTDVIMNLKKIPITLNVNHPKTLYLESTGEGDLKSGDIKPDPDVEILDPDIFIATVNDKARLKMEMRVKPGRGYVPADENMDEDLDISYIPLDSIHSPVKKVDFGVEAARLGQ